Part of the Candidatus Krumholzibacteriota bacterium genome, TCTCTATTCCAGCAAACGCACTACCCGGGAAATATGAACTTTTAGGTTCTGTCCGTAATCGTGATGATTGGGATGATGTTTATGAAGTCACCGGGTGCGAAATTAATAGCGGATGGGATTGCCAAGATATGTGGATTAGTTGCCTGGGGGTTGGTGATGGTATAAGAACATACAAAGCAGTTATCACAGGAACAGATAATCACTCTCGACCATATCAATTCGAATTAATTACTGATGATATTGACAACTTGGCGGCAACTATCTTGGAATCTGGACCTAGTCATTGGTTTGTGGAAAATATGTTCTTAGTATATCCGCCAATGGCAACACAATCTGCTATCGAGGGTGCGATAAATAATGCTGCAGCCGGAATGGATGCAGATGACATTTTGATGTTCCAACACACTGGACATGGCAATGATAGCAGTGATGACTATGGTGGATTATTTCTCCAAAATAGCGATTATTTTTCACGTGCTGAGTTGTATAATTTCTTGGACACAAATCTTCCGTACGGAGCAACCTGTATTTTAGCTATAAATGTATGTAACTCAGGTGGGTGGATTGAGTGGCTAAACACATTCGATGCTCACCGAATTACATACTACGTTCTCAGCTCAAGTGAAGCTGATGAAGCTACTTCGGTAACAACTTGGGAGTTGGGAATGGACTCAACCCCATTTGGGTATTGTTTGCGAAAGGCGCTTGCAGGATATTCAGATGATAACAGCGATCTCGATGTAGATTTTAACGAAATTCATTCATATGTATTTGATTATATGTCAAATCTTCCCCCTTATTTATTATTAATATATAAAGCAAGTCACCCGATGATATATCCATCGACAGCATCAGACTATCCTGTCCTTATACATCAATATGGCAATATGGATATCTTGCCATGGATAGAGATTCAGCAACCAGACGCAGACATCCAGGTTGTTGCTGGCACTGATATAACTATATCCTGGTATGATAATGACAGTGATGATGATGCGACCGTGAATCTGTATTGGGGAGGGACAACTATCATTTCTGGGCTTACAGATTCCAATGGATCTCTGTGCACACATGATTGGGAGACAGATGGCGTATCACCGGGAGCTTACTATATAATGGGCGAGATTGTTGATGGCGAACACGAACCGTGTTACTCTTCGTCTCCAGGCCTTGTGACAATATTGCCCCCTGAACCACCAGTAGTGATAACGGTGAGCGATTCACCCGATCCACTAACAAGACCTGAAATGCTTATATTATCCGCAAATGTAAATGCCGGGACATCTGCAGTGAACGCTGTCCAATTCTGGCGCGAGAATAATGAAATTGAGGGTCTTCAAGTCACTGAAGTCACCGATTTATTCCTTGGCGAGGATCTATCAGCGGATGGAGGCTGGTCTCTTGAGATTCCTACATCCAATCTGTCTGCTGGTGATTATCAATATTATGCTTATGCAATTGACGTAAATGCTCAGGGAAGTGTAGTTGGCAGTTCTGCACTTTCAACGATGAACACTATTCAAAACATTCCCCCTCAATTCGAAAGCCTCTCGATCTCTGATGGCAGTTTGGAGGGGGGGCAAGAATTTACTCTTATTGCTCACGATCTCACGGATTCCGATGGCCAGATTGTGCTAGCTGAATTCTATTTCGATATTGACAAGAATTCTATATTCGACCCAGAACAGGATACAAAGCTGGGTGATGATGAGAACGGAGCCGATGGTTGGTCGTGGACAGGGTCTCTTATCGACCAACCACCAGGAATGCTTCGCTTTTTCGCTTGGATTAAGGATAACGACAACGGCTGGAGTACGCCCAAAAGCATCTCCGCAAACTCGACAGTAGTTGATGTAGAAAATACGCCTCTGATCTTTGCTTTAGGACAGAATGTTCCTAACCCTTTCAATCCATCAACAACGATTAATTTCAACTTGCCTTATCCCGCACATGTACGAATTGATGTGTTCTCAGTTGATGGTAAACATGTATCTACTCTATTAAATAGATCTAAGGGAGCAGGACATCACGTTGTACAATGGTTGGGTCAAAACGATAATGGAACTCCAATGGCATCGGGTGTATACTTCTACCGGATCCAGGCAGGCAGTTATACTGAGACAAAACGGATGGTGTTAGTCAGATAATTCATAATCTGATTCTTTCTTCAAATGGCTTGAGTATCATTCCAGGAAATTATACAAAACAGCACAATCTGATGGACATATAAAGCATGGGGGCTAGGTCAATGTTCTGATCGTAGATTATCATTAGGAGAATAATTATAGCTAAAAAGATGGATCCGATACATCCTGGAGAGATACTTTGGATTAGTTAAGACTTAATCGGACAATTGACCTCGAAAGAGAGAGGGTCACTGACCTTTCGCCTTGAAAACAGCCACTCAACGAGGCACATAATTTTTCTGCCTGTTGAAAAATAGTCTTGACTAATTTTCAGTTGCATGCAAACATGATACCATGTTGAAAAGAGATTTATACCTGTCGATCTGGCGGCAGTTGTCTGCCGAGAAGCATATGATCCTGCTGAGCGGTCCCCGCCAGTCGGGAAAGACGACACTGGGCAAGATGATCGCGGATGACTATACGAGCAGCCTTTACTTCAACTGGGATGCTCCTCCCAATAAGGCGAAGCTTATAGAGAATCCCTATTTCTTTCAGGAAATACCGAGAAAGGATGATTCGATTCCCATAGTCATGTTCGATGAGATCCACAAATACCGACATTGGAAAAACTATCTCAAAGGTTCATATGACACTTTTCACGAGGAGTTCCTGTTCCTTGTCATGGGCAGCGGCCGGATGGATATATACCAGAGAGGTGGAGATTCGCTTGCGGGAAGGTATCTTCATTTTCATCTGTGGCCCCTTACGCTGGCTGAACTGGCAGACAGGAGTACGTCTTTTAAAAAATT contains:
- a CDS encoding T9SS type A sorting domain-containing protein translates to SIPANALPGKYELLGSVRNRDDWDDVYEVTGCEINSGWDCQDMWISCLGVGDGIRTYKAVITGTDNHSRPYQFELITDDIDNLAATILESGPSHWFVENMFLVYPPMATQSAIEGAINNAAAGMDADDILMFQHTGHGNDSSDDYGGLFLQNSDYFSRAELYNFLDTNLPYGATCILAINVCNSGGWIEWLNTFDAHRITYYVLSSSEADEATSVTTWELGMDSTPFGYCLRKALAGYSDDNSDLDVDFNEIHSYVFDYMSNLPPYLLLIYKASHPMIYPSTASDYPVLIHQYGNMDILPWIEIQQPDADIQVVAGTDITISWYDNDSDDDATVNLYWGGTTIISGLTDSNGSLCTHDWETDGVSPGAYYIMGEIVDGEHEPCYSSSPGLVTILPPEPPVVITVSDSPDPLTRPEMLILSANVNAGTSAVNAVQFWRENNEIEGLQVTEVTDLFLGEDLSADGGWSLEIPTSNLSAGDYQYYAYAIDVNAQGSVVGSSALSTMNTIQNIPPQFESLSISDGSLEGGQEFTLIAHDLTDSDGQIVLAEFYFDIDKNSIFDPEQDTKLGDDENGADGWSWTGSLIDQPPGMLRFFAWIKDNDNGWSTPKSISANSTVVDVENTPLIFALGQNVPNPFNPSTTINFNLPYPAHVRIDVFSVDGKHVSTLLNRSKGAGHHVVQWLGQNDNGTPMASGVYFYRIQAGSYTETKRMVLVR